A stretch of the Dyella telluris genome encodes the following:
- a CDS encoding SRPBCC family protein: protein MWKHEASMDMDATPADVWAVLSDVPGWKRWNAGIEHIELHGPFVAGTTFTMQPPDTDAFVSTLIAVDENRGFTDETVIGDIRVVVQHRIDALAPGGVRVTYATEVTGADAADVGAMVTSDFPDVLRGLKNVVERR from the coding sequence ATGTGGAAGCATGAAGCATCGATGGATATGGACGCCACGCCCGCTGATGTGTGGGCGGTGCTTTCCGATGTCCCGGGCTGGAAGCGCTGGAATGCAGGCATCGAGCACATCGAACTGCATGGACCGTTCGTGGCGGGCACCACGTTCACCATGCAACCACCGGACACGGATGCCTTCGTCAGTACTTTGATTGCGGTAGACGAGAACCGCGGTTTCACCGACGAGACGGTGATCGGCGATATCCGCGTGGTCGTCCAACACCGCATCGATGCCTTGGCACCTGGCGGTGTGCGGGTGACTTACGCAACGGAAGTCACGGGCGCAGACGCCGCTGATGTTGGCGCGATGGTGACCAGTGATTTTCCCGATGTGCTGCGCGGACTGAAGAACGTCGTGGAGCGACGCTGA
- the purD gene encoding phosphoribosylamine--glycine ligase, whose amino-acid sequence MKVLVIGSGGREHALAWKLKQSPRVSEVIVAPGNAGTAHEKGLRNADVAVTDIDGLLKLAKDEKIALTVVGPEVPLVAGVVDKFRAAGLRCFGPRAVAAQLEGSKAFAKDFLLRHNIPTAKYAVFTELNPALAYVREHGAPIVIKADGLAAGKGVVVALTLADAEQALHDMLGAHQFGDASARVVIEEFLDGEEASYIVMSDGQHALPMASSQDHKRRDEGDLGPNTGGMGAYSPAPVVTPEVEKRILKEVIEPTLRGMAMEGAPFIGFLYAGLMIDKSGAPKVIEFNVRFGDPETQPIMLRLKSDLVDLIEAALDGELHHTHIHWDPRPSLGVVMAAGGYPGKVRSGDVITGLDADFGPDVKVFHAGTQLDAQGRAVTAGGRVLTVCALGKDIAAARENAYGAVSKLHYEGAFCRRDIAHRALHRG is encoded by the coding sequence ATGAAAGTCCTGGTCATCGGCAGCGGTGGGCGCGAACACGCGCTGGCGTGGAAGCTCAAGCAGTCGCCGCGCGTGAGCGAAGTGATCGTTGCCCCGGGCAACGCCGGTACCGCGCACGAGAAGGGCCTGCGCAACGCCGATGTCGCGGTGACGGATATCGATGGCCTGCTGAAGCTGGCCAAGGACGAGAAGATCGCGTTGACCGTGGTGGGCCCGGAAGTGCCGCTGGTGGCTGGCGTGGTCGACAAGTTCCGCGCGGCTGGCCTGCGCTGCTTTGGCCCGCGCGCGGTCGCCGCGCAGCTGGAAGGCTCCAAGGCCTTCGCCAAGGACTTCCTGCTCCGCCACAACATTCCCACGGCGAAGTATGCGGTGTTCACCGAGCTCAACCCGGCGCTTGCCTATGTGCGTGAGCACGGCGCGCCCATCGTCATCAAGGCCGACGGTCTGGCGGCGGGCAAGGGCGTGGTGGTGGCGCTGACGCTGGCGGATGCGGAGCAGGCGCTGCACGACATGCTCGGTGCGCACCAGTTTGGCGATGCCTCCGCGCGCGTGGTGATCGAGGAATTCCTCGATGGCGAGGAAGCCAGCTATATCGTGATGAGCGATGGCCAGCACGCGCTGCCGATGGCCAGCAGCCAGGACCACAAGCGTCGCGACGAAGGTGATCTGGGCCCTAACACCGGCGGCATGGGGGCGTATTCGCCCGCGCCGGTGGTCACGCCGGAGGTGGAGAAGCGCATCCTCAAGGAAGTGATCGAGCCCACCCTGCGCGGCATGGCCATGGAGGGGGCGCCGTTCATCGGTTTCCTCTACGCCGGCCTGATGATCGACAAGAGCGGCGCGCCCAAGGTCATCGAATTCAACGTGCGCTTCGGTGACCCGGAAACGCAGCCGATCATGCTGCGCCTGAAGTCCGACCTGGTCGACCTGATCGAAGCCGCGCTGGATGGCGAACTGCATCACACCCATATTCACTGGGATCCCCGTCCGTCGCTGGGCGTGGTGATGGCTGCTGGCGGCTATCCGGGCAAGGTGCGCAGTGGCGATGTGATCACCGGCCTCGATGCCGATTTTGGCCCTGACGTGAAGGTGTTCCATGCCGGTACCCAGCTGGACGCACAGGGCCGTGCGGTGACCGCCGGCGGTCGCGTGCTCACCGTGTGCGCGCTGGGCAAGGACATCGCTGCGGCGCGTGAGAACGCCTACGGTGCGGTATCGAAGCTGCACTACGAAGGCGCGTTCTGCCGCCGCGACATCGCGCATCGCGCGCTGCATCGGGGTTGA